One segment of Leptodactylus fuscus isolate aLepFus1 chromosome 7, aLepFus1.hap2, whole genome shotgun sequence DNA contains the following:
- the IQGAP3 gene encoding ras GTPase-activating-like protein IQGAP3 — MGTKAGPGPATNGYERLTADEMDEQRRQNIAYQYLCHLEEAKRWMESCLNEELPPPTELEESLRNGVILAKLGNFFAPEIVPLKKIYDGDQLRYKAAGLHFRHTDNINHWRHAMSHIGLPTLFQPETTDIYDKKNMPRVVYCVHALSLYLFKLGLAPQIQDLYGKVNFTEEEITHMKRELDKYGIQMPAFSKIGGILANELSVDEAAVHAAVIAINEAVDRGVVQDTMVALRNPNAMLVNLQEKLAAVYQELLHQAKSTKMTNARNKVLQSPSDPEDIYDRCLTQAEIQGNINKVNVHAALEYVDEALERRDVKALYVTLQDSALLLRRLQRENADWYLEQLTSDREQKALELGYMDLLEKEELQAGVDAANQNAVREHAMDQAISRINTAIRNGNAALTMKELANPDAQLPDVYTFAADLYQQELSVLQGQSPRGSLVQEELFVAVEMLSSVALVNRAIEAGDLNTFWAALVSSALGLSDVDEENIQRYFSKLCKRKRRSQGGCGFLSWNDLQSCVNSINHSTQEEQDKILAVSLINEALEQNDPQKTFTALLLPAAALTDISLPIACLYHQILTGDLRHKKKVTRDDSAVLWLEEIQQGVSQANQENARARKMALGIAAINQAIKEGKPSQTLRVLRNPDALLCGVVSDCAAGYQAELAAVMNLRRKRGDASNYWVRHKVKDRGDYFFHLRSFEGTWEPPAGFSPSTTHLSREEIQSAINKVTGGFKREKQWEASADMLVRLQARMRGYLVRKNFYQRMHLLHKQVPAVTLIQAHWRGYRQRQEYLQRLHYLHRNVAAVVKIQSLVRMWLARKKYRERLRYFRKNISSIVKIQAFFRASKARGDYRMLVHAQNPPLSTLRKFAHLLEQSERDFWEEREAMKLREEVVKKIRSNQQLENDLNMMDIKIGLLVKNRITLQEVVSHCKKLTRKNKEQLSDLMAIDKQKGLKSLSKEKRQKLEAYQHLFYLLQTNPEYMARLIFQMPQNKSTKFMESVTFTLYNYASNRREAYLLLRLFRTALLEEINSKVDRIQDIITGNPTVIRLLVSFYRSARGQNALRQILGNVVKEVLQDKTINIRINPVEIYKSWVNQVESQTGKKSMLPYDVTPEQALTHSEVQRRLDISTRNLIAVTDRFFSTIFANVDQIPYGMRYIGKVLKNSLSQKFPKAREEDIHKIVGNLLYYRFMNPAVVAPDAFDIVDMSAGGTIHPDQRRTLGSIAKVLQHAAANKLFEDSQLGLVNQYLAETHWKFRKFILTACNVPEPEERFNVDEYSEMVNTIKPVIYITVGELIDTHKLLLEHQDAIAPDHKEPLHELLEDLGELPTVQSLIGESTSNLHDVASEQALAQLRKLEMSLTLTNKFDMVGTNAEEMDTHSLLLSTKHMLVDIIQSQPGDSLAEILNTSASALQEASHYHLMHQRALRDAKTPEKMKRHRSLLGDSKLSIEDKKRKVIRNLRKLESLGLVSSRNQYQEIINMIAKDIRNQRRYRQHRKAELVKLRQTMQRLHCKTSFHEEQIDFYNQYIKTCLDNLTANQKPTGKNKKQNSLNYTATRLHEKGVLLEIEDLPFSQFRNVIFDITPCEEPGKFQVKTKFLGVDMEKFQLNYQDLLQLQYEGVAVMKMFDKAKVNVNLLIFLLNKKFFRKT; from the exons ATGGGGACCAAAGCCGGGCCCGGGCCGGCCACTAACGGAT ATGAGCGTCTCACGGCGGACGAGATGGACGAGCAGCGGCGTCAGAACATCGCTTATCAGTACTTGTGCCATCTGGAGGAGGCGAAGCG CTGGATGGAATCCTGCCTCAATGAGGAGCTGCCGCCCCCTACTGAGCTGGAGGAGAGTCTGCGCAATGGCGTCATCCTGGCCAAGCTGGGCAACTTCTTTGCTCCGGAGATTGTGCCGCTTAAAAAAATCTATGACGGCGACCAGCTGCGCTACAAG GCGGCAGGCCTTCACTTTCGCCACACAGATAACATCAACCATTGGCGCCATGCTATGAGTCACATCGGTCTGCCCACG CTTTTCCAGCCCGAGACGACAGACATATATGACAAGAAGAACATGCCCCGCGTGGTGTACTGTGTCCACGCCCTCAG TTTGTATCTGTTTAAGCTGGGCCTGGCTCCTCAGATTCAAGATTTATATGGAAAAGTGAATTTTACAG AGGAGGAAATCACCCACATGAAACGTGAGCTGGACAAGTACGGGATACAGATGCCGGCGTTCAGCAAAATCGGGGGGATCCTGGCCAATGAGCTGTCCGTGGACGAAGCGGCAG TGCACGCAGCAGTGATCGCCATCAATGAAGCTGTGGACAGAGGAGTGGTGCAGGATACCATGGTCGCCCTACGAAACCCCAATGCCATGCTGGTGAACCTGCAAGAGAAGCTGGCAGCCGTGTACCAGGAACTCCTCCACCAAGCTAAATCCACAAAGATGACAAATGCACGCAATAAG GTTCTTCAGAGTCCGTCTGACCCGGAGGATATCTATGATCGGTGCCTGACACAAGCTGAAATCCAGGGGAACATCAATAAAGTGAACG TACACGCGGCTTTGGAGTACGTGGATGAAGCCCTGGAGAGGAGGGATGTGAAGGCTCTGTATGTCACGTTACAAGACTCCGCCCTCCTCCTGCGCCGACTACAACGCGAGAACGCAGACTGGTACCTGGAGCAACTGACCAGTGACCGGGAGCAGAAAGCCCTT GAGCTGGGATACATGGATTTACTGGAGAAGGAGGAGCTACAAGCTGGCGTGGACGCCGCCAATCAGAACGCGGTCAGAGAACACGCCA TGGACCAGGCCATCTCCCGCATCAATACCGCTATTCGCAACGGAAACGCGGCGCTGACCATGAAGGAGCTGGCCAATCCGGACGCACAGCTGCCCGACGTCTACACCTTCGCAGCAGATCTGTATCAGCAAGAACTATCAGTACTCCAGGGACAGAGTCCTCGA GGCTCCCTGGTGCAGGAGGAGCTCTTTGTGGCCGTGGAGATGCTGTCCTCCGTGGCCCTAGTGAACCGAGCCATAGAGGCCGGCGATCTGAATACATTCTGGGCCGCCCTGGTCAGCTCGGCTCTGGGCCTGTCTGATGTGGATGAGGAGAACATTCAGAG gtATTTCAGCAAACTGTGTAAGCGTAAGCGTCGCTCTCAGGGTGGTTGCGGCTTCCTCAGCTGGAACGATCTGCAGTCGTGTGTGAATAGCATTAACCACTCCACGCAAGAAGAGCAAGACA AAATCCTGGCCGTCAGCCTCATTAATGAAGCGCTCGAACAGAACGATCCCCAGAAAACCTTCACCGCCCTTCTACTGCCAGCAGCCGCCCTCACCGACATCAGCCTCCCAATAGCCTGCCTGTATCACCAGATCCTCACCGGTGACCTGCGCCACAAAAAGAAG GTGACCCGGGATGACTCCGCAGTGCTCTGGTTGGAGGAGATACAACAAGGAGTGTCCCAGGCAAACCAGGAAAATGCAAGAGCAAGGAAAA TGGCCCTGGGCATAGCGGCCATCAACCAAGCCATCAAGGAAGGGAAACCCTCTCAGACCCTGCGGGTGCTGCGTAACCCAGATGCCCTGCTGTGCGGGGTGGTGTCAGACTGCGCCGCGGGATATCAGGCTGAACTCGCTGCGGTCATGAACCTAAGACGTAAGAGAG GTGACGCATCCAATTATTGGGTCAGACACAAGGTAAAGGACAGAGGTGACTATTTCTTCCACCTGCGCTCATTCGAGGGGACATGGGAACCACCGGCAGGATTCAGTCCCAGCACCACGCACCTGTCCCGGGAGGAAATCCAG TCCGCCATTAACAAGGTGACCGGTGGTTTCAAGCGCGAGAAGCAGTGGGAGGCCAGCGCGGACATGCTGGTGAGGCTACAAGCACGGATGAGAGGCTACCTGGTCCGCAAGAACTTCTATCAGAGGATGCACCTCCTGCACAAGCAAGTGCCCGCCGTCACCTTAATCCAG GCGCACTGGCGAGGTTACAGGCAGCGACAGGAGTATCTACAGAGGCTCCACTATTTACATAGGAACGTGGCTGCCGTGGTTAAG ATCCAATCCCTGGTGAGGATGTGGCTCGCCCGTAAGAAGTATCGAGAGCGGCTTAGATACTTCCGCAAGAAC ATTTCCAGCATTGTAAAGATCCAGGCTTTCTTCCGAGCCAGCAAGGCCAGAGGGGACTACAGGATGTTGG TGCACGCCCAGAACCCCCCGCTCAGCACTCTGCGGAAGTTTGCCCACTTACTGGAGCAGAGCGAACGGGATTTTTGGGAGGAGCGCGAGGCGATGAAGCTGCGGGAGGAGGTGGTGAAAAAGATCCGATCCAACCAACAGCTGGAGAACGACCTCAATATGATGGACATAAAGATCGGCCTGCTGGTGAAGAACAGGATCACCCTGCAG GAGGTTGTAtctcattgtaagaaactcaccaGGAAAAACAAGGAGCAGCTGTCGGACCTGATGGCCATCGATAAGCAGAAAGGGTTAAAGTCTCTGAGCAAGGAGAAGCGGCAGAAGCTGGAGGCCTATCAGCACCTTTTCTACCTGTTACAG ACGAATCCCGAGTACATGGCCAGACTGATCTTCCAGATGCCTCAGAACAAATCCACCAAATTCATGGAGTCGGTGACCTTCACCCTCTACAACTACGCCTCGAATCGGCGGGAGGCCTACCTGCTCCTCAGGCTCTTCCGGACTGCACTGCTGGAGGAGATCAA CTCCAAAGTGGACAGGATACAAGACATCATCACCGGGAATCCTACGGTCATCCGCCTGCTGGTCAGCTTTTACCGCAGCGCCCGTGGCCAGAACGCCTTGCGCCAGATCCTGGGGAACGTGGTGAAGGAAGTTTTGCAGGACAAAACCATAAATATCCGCATCAACCCAGTAGAAATCTATAAGAGCTGGGTGAACCAAGTGGAGTCCCAGACAGGAAAAAAGAG CATGCTGCCGTACGACGTCACCCCAGAGCAGGCACTCACCCACTCGGAGGTGCAGAGACGTCTGGATATCTCCACCCGGAACCTCATTGCTGTCACCGATCGGttcttctccaccatctttgccaACGTTGACCAGATACC TTATGGCATGCGTTACATTGGCAAAGTGCTGAAAAATTCCTTAAGTCAGAAGTTCCCGAAGGCCCGAGAAGAGGACATCCATAAG ATCGTGGGTAACTTGCTCTACTACCGCTTCATGAACCCGGCCGTGGTGGCTCCTGACGCTTTCGATATTGTGGACATGTCAGCCGGCGGGACCATTCATCCAGATCAACGGCGGACATTGGGCTCTATCGCCAAGGTTCTTCAGCACGCGGCCGCCAACAAGTTGTTTGAGGATTCCCAATTGGGACTTGTCAACCAGTATCTGGCGGAGACGCACTGGAAATTCAG GAAATTCATCCTCACGGCCTGTAATGTCCCAGAACCAGAGGAGCGGTTCAATGTAGACGAGTACTCCGAGATGGTGAACACCATTAAACCAGTCATCTACATAACGGTTGGGGAGCTGATAGACACGCACAAG TTGTTGTTAGAGCACCAAGATGCCATCGCTCCAGACCACAAAGAACCGCTTCACGAGCTCCTTGAGGACCTGGGAGAACTTCCTACAGTCCAGTCCTTGATCG GTGAAAGCACCTCCAACCTGCACGACGTGGCTTCAGAACAAGCTCTGGCCCAGCTCCGGAAGCTGGAGATGTCTCTGACTCTGACAAACAAGTTTGATATGGTCGGGACCAACGCAGAAGAGATGGACACCCACAGCTTACTACTGAG TACCAAGCACATGTTGGTGGACATCATCCAATCCCAGCCCGGAGACTCTCTAGCAGAGATCCTGAACACCTCCGCCTCAGCGCTGCAG GAGGCGTCCCACTACCACCTAATGCACCAACGAGCCCTCAGAGATGCCAAGACCCCAGAGAAGATGAAACGCCACCGATCCCTGCTGGGAGACAGTAAATTATCAATAGAGGATAAGAAACGTAAGGTCATCCGAAACCTGCGCAAACTGGAGAGCCTGGGCCTTGTGTCCTCCCGGAACCAATACCAAGAAATCATCAACATGATCGCTAAG GATATTCGGAATCAGAGGCGATATCGCCAGCACAGGAAGGCAGAGTTGGTGAAGCTACGTCAGACCATGCAAAGGCTGCACTGTAAGACGTCCTTCCACGAGGAGCAGATTGACTTCTACAACCAATACATTAAGACCTGCCTGGATAACCTGACTGCCAACCAGAA ACCTACAGGGAAAAATAAGAAGCAGAATTCTCTGAACTACACGGCCACCCGACTACACGAGAAGGGAGTCTTACTGGAGATAGAAGACCTGCCCTTCAGCCA GTTCCGTAACGTCATTTTTGACATCACCCCCTGCGAGGAGCCCGGAAAGTTTCAAGTGAAGACCAAGTTCTTGGGGGTTGATATGGAGAAGTTCCAGCTAAACTATCAG GATCTCCTCCAGCTGCAGTACGAGGGGGTGGCCGTCATGAAGATGTTTGACAAAGCCAAGGTTAACGTGAACCTGCTCATCTTCCTGCTCAACAAGAAGTTCTTCCGGAAGACCTAA